The Sporosarcina sp. Te-1 DNA window TAGTTCGCGGGCAACTGGTCCGAAAATACGAGTTCCACGTGGGCTCTTATCATCACGGATGATTACGCATGCGTTTTCGTCGAATGTAATGTAGGAGCCATCTTTACGACGTACTCCGCTTTTCGTGCGGACGATAACGGCTTTAACAACGTCACCTTTCTTAACAACGCCGCCTGGTGTTGCTTTCTTGACTGTAACAACGACGATATCACCGATATTCGCAGTTTTACGTCCTGTTCCACCAAGTACTTTAATTGTTAAAACTTCACGCGCACCTGAATTGTCGGCAACTTTCATACGAGTTTCCTGTTGAATCATTGAGGCTACCTCCTCTCGGAATTTACTTTCCGAACGTTATTAAATGATGACCGCTTTTTCGACTACTTCGATGAGGCGGAAACGTTTTGTTGCTGATAATGGGCGAGTTTCCATAATACGAACGATATCGCCGATTTTCGCTTCATTCATTTCATCATGTGCCTTGAATTTCTTAGAATACTTTACACGTTTGCCGTATAAAGAATGTTTTTTGTGTGTCTCTACCATTACGGTAACCGTTTTATCCATTTTGTCGGATACGACACGGCCTGTATATACTTTGCGCTGGTTACGCTCAGTCATGGCTGCAACCTCCTTCATCAGTTATTTGCACTGATCTCTCTTTGACGTATTACAGTTTTCATGCGCGCAATCGATTTGCGAACTTCGCGGATGCGTGCAGTGTTTTCTAATTGTCCTGTCGCTAATTGGAAGCGAAGGTTGAAAAGCTCTTCTTTCAGTGATTTTACCTTTTGCTCGATCTCTGCAGTTGTCAAGTCACGGATTTCATTAGCTTTCATTAGACTCACCACCAATTTCTTCTCGTTTAACAAACTTGCTCTTTACAGGCAGTTTGTGAGATGCGAGTCGAAGTGCTTCACGTGCAACTTCTTCAGACACACCTGCAATTTCAAACATTACACGACCAGGTTTTACTACTGCTACCCAGCCTTCAACAGCACCCTTACCGGAACCCATCCGGACTTCAAGAGGCTTTTTCGTATATGGTTTATGCGGGAAAATATTAATCCATACTTTACCGCCACGCTTCATGTAACGTGTCATCGCAATACGGGCAGATTCGATTTGGCGGTTTGTGATCCAACCTGATTCAGTTGCTTGGATACCGAATTCACCGAATTGAACTTTTGCGCCGCCTTTTGTCATCCCGCGCATTTTACCACGGAATACACGACGGTGTTTAACGCGTTTAGGCATTAACATATTATTTGCCTCCTTCCTCAGAGTTCTTCTTCACTGGAAGGACTTCTCCCCGGTAGATCCATACTTTAACGCCTAGCTTACCGTAAGTAGTGTCGGCTTCTGCATGTGCATAGTCGATGTCAGCACGTAATGTATGGAGAGGAACAGTTCCTTCGCTGTAGTGTTCCGCACGCGCGATGTCAGCACCGCCAAGACGTCCGGATACTTGTGTTTTGATACCTTTAGCGCCTGCACGGATTGTGCGTTGGATCGCTTGTTTTTGTGCACGACGGAAAGATACACGGCTTTCCAATTGACGAGCGATTGATTCTGCTACCAATTTTGCGTCAAGGTCTGCACGTTTGATTTCCACGATATTGATGTGTACACGCTTGCCAGTGATTTCGTTAAGTTGTTTACGAAGTGCCTCGACTTCAGAA harbors:
- the rplN gene encoding 50S ribosomal protein L14 gives rise to the protein MIQQETRMKVADNSGAREVLTIKVLGGTGRKTANIGDIVVVTVKKATPGGVVKKGDVVKAVIVRTKSGVRRKDGSYITFDENACVIIRDDKSPRGTRIFGPVARELRDNNFMKIISLAPEVL
- the rpsQ gene encoding 30S ribosomal protein S17; translated protein: MTERNQRKVYTGRVVSDKMDKTVTVMVETHKKHSLYGKRVKYSKKFKAHDEMNEAKIGDIVRIMETRPLSATKRFRLIEVVEKAVII
- the rpmC gene encoding 50S ribosomal protein L29; translated protein: MKANEIRDLTTAEIEQKVKSLKEELFNLRFQLATGQLENTARIREVRKSIARMKTVIRQREISANN
- the rplP gene encoding 50S ribosomal protein L16 — encoded protein: MLMPKRVKHRRVFRGKMRGMTKGGAKVQFGEFGIQATESGWITNRQIESARIAMTRYMKRGGKVWINIFPHKPYTKKPLEVRMGSGKGAVEGWVAVVKPGRVMFEIAGVSEEVAREALRLASHKLPVKSKFVKREEIGGESNES
- the rpsC gene encoding 30S ribosomal protein S3 — protein: MGQKVHPNGLRVGIIRDWDSKWYAEKDYADLLHEDLKIREYIEQRLVDAALSKVEIERAAKRVNITIHTAKPGMVIGKGGSEVEALRKQLNEITGKRVHINIVEIKRADLDAKLVAESIARQLESRVSFRRAQKQAIQRTIRAGAKGIKTQVSGRLGGADIARAEHYSEGTVPLHTLRADIDYAHAEADTTYGKLGVKVWIYRGEVLPVKKNSEEGGK